The region GCAGGCTCCCAGCGCTCGCGGATGCCCCTCGCCAACGGGTAGCTGCGGCCCTCGCACTATCCTGTAGCGCTGGGcttgctgcgcagcggtcACACTCCTCGTGAGCAAAGGTGAACGGAGGCCCGATGCAGACGACGACACAGAAGACGAGGCACGTCGTGCACTAACTCGAGGGACCGAATGAAGGCCGGCAGTAAGCTCTGCAGACGCGGATCGCGACCCACTAAGTGCcgagagctgctgctgctgctgctgctgatgcaggGCAGACGGGGCAGGCGAGGAAAAGGCGCGCATGGACTGACTGCGCATGCTCCACGTATCGTCCTCCGCAGCCCCCTCGCTGGGGGTCAAGTCTGCAGTCGTGTACAAATTCAGTACGTGGGGCAAACTGTCCTGCCGCTTCACCACGTGGCTGTCTGCAGTGCCGGGCATCGCGTCGTCGCGTGTCAACGACGATGGTGACGGGGAAACCCTAGAGGACCCAACTCGGCGCACTAGAACGGCCCGCTCCGCCCACCACTCGCGTGCCACTCCTTCCCGCACCACGCTCTCTAACGCCATGATCCAACACATGCATTGCACCGTCCACTCGGACTGGTACCTCTGCAGCATGCCGAGGTGCACCGCGATGAGCCGCTCCTTGGTGAGATGCAAGAGAAGCTGCTGATGCAGATTCATGTACACGACCGTCAGCGACGCACGCACCTCAGCCTCGCGGATGATCAGTTGATGCAGTCGGCTGTGGTCCAGCCCACTGCAACCCCAACGCTCCGACCGCCGGCCAGTGCGGTCAAACGACAGCAGCTCCCATTCGCTCGTCATGTCCATATCTGAGTGCATGTGTGTATTGCCTCTCAAGCTCTGCGTTGGTTGGctcacctccaccagcgAGCTCTGTCCCTCCTCGTCCCGACAGGTGCTAATACTGCCCTCAGAGTGGTTGCCCATGTCGAAGCTCTCGAGCAGCGCCGAGAACGAGGAAGCGGAGACGCTAAACAGATCAGGCATGAGCAGATCAAAGccgccggcgctggcgccaTGCGGTGTTGTGGTTATGACGTGCACGCCCTGTTTGTGTATAGGGGTAGCGAGGGTGGCGGCATCACCGTCCATCAATGAGGCGGTCGGCAGAGCGgtgacgacggcggtgccgtgGATAGGCTTGCTGCTGGCCTTACCTCTGCTCATGAAAAACGGCATGTTGGTCACAGCCAGCGGCGTAAACTTGAGCCCGTTGCGCTGCTTCCGCATCGTTTTTTCGCTCCCGGTAGCGCTTCCTGTTAAGCCCGGCCACCTACGACGacgtggaggggagggacgTGGTGAGGTGGAGGCAATGCCATTGTCCGAGACGGACCCACAGCAGTTTCCCATTCgcccgcaccagcagcgcgcaACTGCCTTGCGTATGCGCACCTTTGGGAATCGGGTGGGCGTCGGTGGGGGGGAACGACTGCCCCTGCAGCAGATGAGATGAGCCACACGCGTTGAGCAACAACAGTCGGGGCAGCGAggatgcgcacacacgcacacgcagcgggTTGCAGCAGCCTCGATGAGGAGTGGCTGGCTGTACAGacacaccctcccccccgctccagctgctcgtACTTTAGTACTGCGCAGACCTCGGCGAGTTTGCATATAAGCGCAggtgtacgcgtgtgtctgtAGGCCTCGCTAGGTGTGTAGGTGGGGCAGGGAGGCGAAGCACAAAATGTGAAAAAGACACTCCTCAGCGAAGGTGTGTGACGTCAATGACACATGAACGCAGGCACGTGTGCAGCTCCCTCTCCTAGACACAGatggagacagagagagattGGTGGAAGCgactcccctcttctctctcaaTTGCCCTTTTTTTTATAAATCGAAGGAAACAACGAAAGTGGCGTGCAGATCTCGTCCGACCCCTCACTTGAGCCTTGGAGCAGAGCAATCACACTGACGTCGAGCAAGACTAGCGCAGGCGCTCAACGACGCCGTTGATCCGCGGCAAGCGCATCGGCAGATGAGCGacagaagggaagggggagagaggggggggggagaggggggggggagaggaggggggtcaGTGATAAGTAGGGAAAGGAGCATCACCAGCGCGCAGGccgagaaacaaaaaagagagagacccgGAAGGGCGAGCGCGCGCCTGTGCCTGGTGCTCAACGTGGagagccccctccccctccccctcccccactccctcccccccgcaCATCTCACGTGGATGAGTGCCATTATGAGGATATggcggtggggggaggaggggggtgtgTCCATGTCTGCGAAAgacacagagaagaaaggaggaagaggagagtgGCCGAGTATTCTCCCTCTGCTCCGTCGTCTCGTTCTACGGCGCCGTGGGCAAGAGAGAGCACTGGCGCACGCAGaacggaagaagaagaggaggggggttgACTAAGGCGAAGTAGCGAGCGTGAGGTTTaacacaagcacagagaTAATAAAATCCGCCATTACGAGGGAGGCGCAACAGTAGGGAGACGGGGgaagcaaagaggaggaCAGAATGCAATCGAAACCACaggcgaggagcagcagcgacgatggCGCTAGCGGCACTAATGCTGGCGCTACCGCATGGACGGCCGCCTCACCACTACTATCACCCGCTCTCAGCGGTGGTGGGCAGTCGCACGGACGGCACTagccgtcgtcgtcctgtCGATCACTGCGGTTGCCACTTcgcgacgacgccgctgtcgcgCTAGCTCACGCCGCTCTCGCTCCAGCTCATCGTCCTCCATGTTCTCCTCGCGCTCCTTGACGCGCATGAAGTTAATGAAATCCTTCTTGCTAATAAAGCCCTCGAATTTCGCGTAGCGGCAGACGACGATGTGGTGGGTGCCGAGGGACTTGAAGAGGTACAGCAGCTTCTTCACGGAGCACTCCGGCTCCACCTGCAGCAGGCAGCTCTCTAGGACGTTCGTTAGGTTCACCTCAAGAAAGTTTGGGTCTTGCGAGTTGGACGGTGCTGTCTTGAAGCGAATGTACGTGCTTAGGCTCACGTCTCTGTTGCGCACCGCAGCCACCTGAATCGCCCGCATCATCTTCTTTGTAGGCGCGTAGCCGAGCAGCGTCGTGTCACTGGCCGACTCGACCACCGGGAAGCCGGTAACGTTCATCCTTGTGACGAGCTCGTTGATGTCGCGCACCTGCAGTCCGTACGCTGTCAGGACGGTGAACTGTTTGTTCTTGTAGACGTCCTTGGCAGAGAAGTCAAGGTAGAACTCTTTCTTTGGGTCGAGGTAGGGCAACTTGTTCTCCTCGATGACGATCTCGTACGTGCCCTTCACCCCGACCGCCTCGCCAGCCGCTTTGGCGCAGAGGATCCCTACAATGATGGGAACCATGTACTCTAGCGAGCCTGTGAGCTCGAACATGATAATCGCTAGGCAGATGGTCATGTGGGTGACGCCGGTCAGCATAGCAGCCGCGCCTACAATCGCGTACACGCCAGGGATGACGCACAGGTCCTGGTGGTAGCACTCCGTGAAGATATACGAGCCTGCGTAGGTTTCCTGCAGCGAGCGAAACATCATACCGAAAGCGCGGCCGTACAGAGCGCCGATCGTGAGTGACGGCACAAGGATGCCGGCGGGCAGGAATGTGCCAACGGTGTACGTGAACATGGCAAACTTCGCCGTGGCGGTgacgagaagggagaaaaaggcGCGCACGTCGCTGCCCTCACACATCTCGATGCTGGAATCTGGAGTGCAGTCCTGGAAGCAGTCGCCGAGCAGCTCCAGCATGCCACCGGAGCTGTATGGCGTCAAGAAGTTCACGACACCAGTGATGGCAGCCACGACAGTCACCTCGGCGAGTCGCCACTGCTTCACATGCTTCTTGCGCCACCGGCAGATGTGCAGATTGATAACGCTGAAGGTGGACCCCATGAACCCGCCAAAGCACCCGATCACCGCAAACATGGGGAGCTCAAAGAAGTGCCAGTTGTGCCGGTAGTTGATGCTGAACTGCACAATGCAGCCGGTGTGCCAGAGATCCACGCGTGACTGGAAAagcaccgccgtcacgcCGCAGATGAGTGCAGCCATGAGGGCCTTGAAGTTGTACGATGTGGAGACATCCTCCAAGGCGAAAATGACGCCGCCGACGGGGGCACCAAAGGCGACGGCCATGCCACCGCCCGCGCCGGCGGTAATGAGTTCGCGCTCTTTGGTCTCCTGCTGATAGCTCGGAAAGGCTCCGGAGATGATGCCGCCGACGCAGGCGCCGATGTGGACAAAGGGgccctccttccccaccGTCAAGCCGGACCCTGTAGAAAAGCACATGGCCACGACCTTCGTGATGAGTGTCCAGCCACCAAGGTACCGCTTGACGTGGTAGCCCGACACGATCGTCTTCACCTCCGCAatgccaccgccagaggCATAGGGGGCGTAGGTCTTGCACAGGTACGCCGCCGTGACTGCCGCCAGGGTGGAGAAGCCGACATACATGACGAAGTCAACAAACGCGACGACGTGGTTGTCGCGGCCGAGAAAGAATTCGCCCCAGGAGTAGTACTCATCGCACTCGTTGCTGTCGACGCAACACAGGCTGCGATCCAGCCAGAAAAAGTTCGCGCAAATCCCACTGCGGAAGGCGCTCACCCaacgcgcacacgcgtcGCTGATGACGCCGAGGCAGCCGAGCGCGATTCCGCACGCCAAGGCTGCTAAGAAAGCCTCCCCCTGGAAGCTGTACGCGGGACGCTTCTCTCCGTATGGCGAGTGAGTGGTAGATGGTATGGTATGGCGACGCCGCATCGCGGCccgctctgccgcctccgTGTAGCTGCTGAAGCAGTCGATCGTCGCCCAATCGGCCTCTGGAACGTTCACCACTAAGCGCGTGATGGCCTCGTCGTCACCGCCGACCCCGTTGCCACCGCAACTGCCGCCTGCTTCCGTCATCTGCTGAATCGTGGAGAACGAGAAGTACGagccagcgcgtcgctgctaTAGGAAGGGGGGCACGCACTTCTGCGGTATCAGGGCGCATAAAAGAGCAAAGAAGTCCATCGCACGTCTGTGTCGGTGCGCAGGTGCCCCCATGCGTGGGGGGGtaggcagcgcagcagtcgagcgagagacacgcagaggcacagcagaggcaccTCGCCACCCGTGTAGGTGTGTGGGGCGTCGCACCCAAAGACAGCACGGGacggggagaaggggaaagaggagcacCGTGGGTGGGGTGGTCGAAGCACAAAAAGTTCCTACAAtggaaagagggagatgcCCCAGAAGAGAGTGGCCTAAAAATCAACGCCTCGACAGCCAACTGTGCGCGGGAGGGATTGCACGTGTATGCGAATACTCGGCACGTCTGTGTGCCTGTCCGGCCTGTCtctgagagagcgagcgagatgAGGGAAGAAAGGCGAGGGAGTGATATAGACACTCCAGTAGTAAGAGAAAGCTGAagaggcacacacccacacacgcacgcgtacGTGGGGTGTGCAGAAGCCCGTTGGATACGCCGCATAGCGAAGAGGGGGTTGAGTAGGGAGGCGGGgacagaaagagggaagagcagcagcagcagcagcagtagtaGCAGCAGGGTAAAATGAGGAGCCGACAGTTAGGCCGACAGAAGACGCGGAAGATTAA is a window of Leishmania braziliensis MHOM/BR/75/M2904 complete genome, chromosome 1 DNA encoding:
- a CDS encoding putative CLC-type chloride channel — its product is MTEAGGSCGGNGVGGDDEAITRLVVNVPEADWATIDCFSSYTEAAERAAMRRRHTIPSTTHSPYGEKRPAYSFQGEAFLAALACGIALGCLGVISDACARWVSAFRSGICANFFWLDRSLCCVDSNECDEYYSWGEFFLGRDNHVVAFVDFVMYVGFSTLAAVTAAYLCKTYAPYASGGGIAEVKTIVSGYHVKRYLGGWTLITKVVAMCFSTGSGLTVGKEGPFVHIGACVGGIISGAFPSYQQETKERELITAGAGGGMAVAFGAPVGGVIFALEDVSTSYNFKALMAALICGVTAVLFQSRVDLWHTGCIVQFSINYRHNWHFFELPMFAVIGCFGGFMGSTFSVINLHICRWRKKHVKQWRLAEVTVVAAITGVVNFLTPYSSGGMLELLGDCFQDCTPDSSIEMCEGSDVRAFFSLLVTATAKFAMFTYTVGTFLPAGILVPSLTIGALYGRAFGMMFRSLQETYAGSYIFTECYHQDLCVIPGVYAIVGAAAMLTGVTHMTICLAIIMFELTGSLEYMVPIIVGILCAKAAGEAVGVKGTYEIVIEENKLPYLDPKKEFYLDFSAKDVYKNKQFTVLTAYGLQVRDINELVTRMNVTGFPVVESASDTTLLGYAPTKKMMRAIQVAAVRNRDVSLSTYIRFKTAPSNSQDPNFLEVNLTNVLESCLLQVEPECSVKKLLYLFKSLGTHHIVVCRYAKFEGFISKKDFINFMRVKEREENMEDDELERERRELARQRRRREVATAVIDRTTTASAVRATAHHR